A DNA window from Streptomyces asoensis contains the following coding sequences:
- a CDS encoding TerD family protein, translated as MPREFQRGHKARISDLTAGTDLYVGVQITAPGLTFDISCFGLDADERLSDDRYFVFFNQPKSPEESIQLLGAQAGDTESFRVTLDRIPPQIHKLSFTATLDGAGQMSQIGPGYLRIVAGGEEVARYAFNGSEFSSERAVMLGDFYLKDVWRFAAVGQGFDGGLDALLKNFGGEVAEEEAPAAPQQPQTGAGAPGFAPPAFGAPSATAPAPAPAQPQPAAQGFAPPPGATPPPAPPAPAPSVHAAPTIVAPLAPPGGGQVPPPAPAPAPYGQPPQQPYGQGPAPTAPMPPGYGQQPPAPHAPQAPPGYGQSPQPPGFGQQPPFGQVPGQQTYGVPQGAPQGGAGVTAALQQFKETPTGQRWTQQNKKLIRVDLGMGGQPVLARQGSMVLYQGKVDFSYKGAGFAGRIVGNATGQEMQLMRCTGQGQVFLADNSTHLHPVELQGDAICVSAENVLAFDESLQYEVRRIEGHGIPGGALFTMQFQGTGTIVVKTHGTPVVLPVTPTTFADCNAVVAWSAASQVVVSSQVRMRRNAYPGDTGESVNLQFRGAPGNFIVVQPYEV; from the coding sequence ATGCCCAGGGAATTCCAGCGCGGCCACAAGGCCAGGATCAGTGACCTCACCGCGGGCACCGATCTGTACGTAGGCGTGCAGATCACCGCCCCCGGCCTGACCTTCGACATCAGTTGCTTCGGCCTCGACGCCGACGAGCGGCTCTCGGACGACCGGTACTTCGTCTTCTTCAACCAGCCGAAGTCACCCGAGGAGTCCATCCAGCTCCTGGGCGCCCAGGCGGGTGACACGGAGTCCTTCCGCGTCACCCTCGACCGGATCCCGCCGCAGATCCACAAGCTGTCCTTCACGGCGACGCTCGACGGCGCCGGGCAGATGTCGCAGATCGGCCCCGGTTACCTGCGCATCGTCGCGGGGGGCGAGGAAGTGGCCCGCTACGCGTTCAACGGCTCCGAGTTCAGCAGCGAGCGGGCCGTCATGCTGGGCGACTTCTACCTCAAGGACGTGTGGCGGTTCGCGGCCGTCGGCCAGGGCTTCGACGGCGGCCTGGACGCGCTGCTGAAGAACTTCGGCGGCGAGGTCGCGGAGGAGGAGGCGCCCGCCGCGCCGCAGCAGCCGCAGACCGGAGCGGGCGCTCCCGGCTTCGCGCCGCCCGCGTTCGGCGCCCCGTCCGCGACCGCGCCGGCCCCCGCTCCCGCGCAGCCGCAGCCGGCCGCGCAGGGCTTCGCGCCGCCGCCCGGCGCGACCCCGCCGCCCGCCCCACCGGCGCCCGCGCCCTCGGTGCACGCCGCGCCGACCATCGTCGCGCCCCTGGCCCCGCCCGGCGGCGGCCAGGTCCCGCCCCCCGCCCCGGCACCCGCGCCGTACGGCCAGCCGCCGCAGCAGCCGTACGGCCAGGGGCCCGCGCCGACCGCGCCCATGCCGCCCGGGTACGGCCAGCAGCCCCCCGCGCCGCACGCCCCGCAGGCGCCGCCCGGCTACGGCCAGTCGCCCCAGCCGCCGGGCTTCGGCCAGCAGCCCCCGTTCGGACAGGTCCCGGGCCAGCAGACGTACGGGGTGCCGCAGGGCGCCCCCCAGGGCGGCGCCGGTGTGACCGCGGCGCTCCAGCAGTTCAAGGAGACGCCCACCGGACAGCGCTGGACGCAGCAGAACAAGAAGCTGATCCGCGTCGACCTCGGGATGGGCGGCCAGCCCGTGCTCGCCCGTCAGGGCAGCATGGTCCTCTACCAGGGCAAGGTCGACTTCAGCTACAAGGGCGCCGGGTTCGCCGGCCGGATCGTGGGCAACGCCACCGGCCAGGAGATGCAGCTGATGCGCTGCACCGGCCAGGGCCAGGTGTTCCTCGCCGACAACTCCACCCACCTGCACCCGGTCGAGCTCCAGGGCGACGCGATCTGCGTCTCCGCGGAGAACGTCCTCGCCTTCGACGAGAGCCTCCAGTACGAGGTCCGCCGCATCGAGGGGCACGGCATCCCGGGCGGCGCGCTGTTCACCATGCAGTTCCAGGGGACCGGCACGATCGTCGTGAAGACGCACGGCACCCCCGTCGTCCTGCCGGTCACACCCACCACGTTCGCCGACTGCAACGCCGTCGTCGCCTGGTCGGCCGCCTCCCAGGTGGTCGTCTCCAGCCAGGTGCGGATGCGCCGCAACGCCTACCCGGGCGACACCGGGGAGAGCGTCAACCTCCAGTTCCGGGGCGCTCCCGGCAACTTCATCGTCGTCCAGCCGTACGAGGTCTGA
- a CDS encoding M48 family metallopeptidase translates to MSADPLHRAGTSQRGTTSQPPSGSRTSAIEVRRSARRRRTVSAYREGDRTIVLIPARMSEAEEQRWVSVMLDKLAAQESRRVPGDAELAERAARLSAQCFGGRARPASVRWVTNQNTRWGSCTPAEGSIRLSHRLKGMPEYVIDYVLAHELAHLLVPGHGPDFWRLLEAYPRTERARGYLEGVVAAERLPHLSGANEE, encoded by the coding sequence GTGTCCGCCGACCCACTCCACCGCGCCGGAACATCACAGCGCGGTACGACGAGCCAGCCGCCGAGCGGCTCCCGGACGAGCGCGATCGAGGTCCGCAGAAGCGCCCGCCGACGGCGCACGGTCTCCGCGTACCGTGAGGGCGACCGCACCATCGTGCTCATCCCCGCCCGGATGTCCGAGGCCGAGGAGCAACGCTGGGTGAGCGTCATGCTCGACAAGCTCGCGGCCCAGGAGAGCCGGCGGGTGCCGGGCGACGCCGAGCTGGCCGAGCGCGCCGCGCGGCTGTCGGCCCAGTGCTTCGGCGGCCGGGCCCGGCCCGCCTCCGTGCGCTGGGTGACCAACCAGAACACCCGCTGGGGCTCGTGCACCCCCGCCGAGGGCAGCATCCGCCTGTCGCACCGGCTCAAGGGCATGCCCGAGTACGTCATCGACTACGTCCTCGCCCACGAGCTGGCGCACCTGCTCGTGCCCGGCCACGGCCCCGACTTCTGGCGCCTGCTCGAGGCGTACCCGCGCACCGAGCGTGCCCGCGGCTACCTCGAGGGCGTCGTCGCGGCCGAGCGCCTGCCCCACCTGTCCGGCGCGAACGAGGAGTGA
- a CDS encoding TOMM precursor leader peptide-binding protein: protein MHPTVKPALRRGWRDLNTVQFGMTPAHALTLGPVDTATGSFLDLMDGTRGLPLLREEGRRMDLPDGHVDRLVQRLARAGVLDDARGGGARAAALRESGQVMDRLRPELAALSLLTSEPADAIEGLAARRGLRVQVRGAGRVGTALAALLSAAGVAEVEVRDGGLVEAADVAPGGQPAEAIGERRDESARRAVRRAAPGPAPRRSTASPAEQAGGFSLVVIAPRDEVSVHAPSPTAAEPLIASGTPHLYAGVVEGTGVVGPLVLPGETGCAGCLHHTRTDLDPAWPRLVAQWHSGRRRAAGACDVTMATAVAGLAAAHALMFLDGRTPSSAGARWEIAAPALRWRSRPLLPHGACPCGASRKGKREHTPEDREPHATMAVQHSTEFRRTTDTARLAGTWRAHV, encoded by the coding sequence ATGCATCCGACGGTGAAGCCCGCACTGCGGCGCGGGTGGCGTGACCTCAATACCGTGCAGTTCGGGATGACCCCGGCGCACGCGCTGACACTCGGCCCGGTCGACACGGCCACGGGCAGTTTCCTCGACCTCATGGACGGCACCCGGGGGCTCCCGCTCCTGCGTGAGGAGGGCCGCCGTATGGACCTGCCCGACGGCCATGTCGACCGGCTGGTCCAGCGGCTTGCGCGGGCCGGAGTGCTCGACGACGCCCGCGGCGGCGGTGCGCGGGCGGCCGCCCTGCGCGAGAGCGGTCAGGTGATGGACCGGCTGCGGCCCGAGCTGGCCGCGCTGTCCCTCCTGACGTCGGAACCGGCCGACGCGATCGAAGGGCTGGCCGCCCGGCGTGGGCTGCGGGTCCAGGTGCGGGGCGCCGGCCGGGTCGGCACGGCGTTGGCCGCGCTGCTGTCGGCCGCGGGGGTCGCCGAGGTGGAGGTACGCGACGGCGGCCTGGTGGAGGCGGCGGACGTCGCCCCGGGCGGTCAGCCCGCCGAGGCGATCGGCGAGCGGCGCGACGAGTCCGCCCGCCGCGCCGTACGCCGGGCCGCCCCGGGTCCCGCGCCGCGCAGGAGCACGGCGTCACCGGCGGAGCAGGCGGGCGGCTTCTCCCTGGTGGTGATCGCCCCGCGGGACGAGGTGTCCGTGCACGCGCCGTCGCCCACGGCGGCCGAACCCCTGATCGCGTCGGGCACACCGCACCTGTACGCCGGAGTGGTGGAGGGGACCGGGGTCGTCGGCCCGCTGGTCCTGCCGGGCGAGACGGGCTGCGCCGGATGCCTGCACCACACGCGCACCGATCTGGACCCGGCCTGGCCGCGGCTGGTCGCGCAGTGGCACTCCGGCAGAAGGCGTGCGGCGGGCGCGTGCGACGTGACAATGGCCACGGCCGTCGCCGGCCTGGCCGCCGCGCACGCGCTCATGTTCCTGGACGGCCGGACCCCGTCGAGCGCGGGCGCCCGTTGGGAGATCGCGGCACCGGCCCTGCGGTGGCGGAGCCGGCCGCTGCTCCCCCACGGCGCGTGCCCGTGCGGCGCGTCACGCAAAGGTAAGCGGGAACACACCCCCGAGGACCGCGAACCACACGCGACAATGGCAGTGCAGCATTCGACGGAGTTTCGCCGTACGACGGACACGGCGCGGCTGGCTGGGACTTGGAGGGCGCATGTCTGA
- a CDS encoding ABC1 kinase family protein: protein MSDLPRKAVTRTARLATLPLGFAGRATWGLGKRIVGESAEIVGRELQQRTAEQLFKVLGELKGGAMKFGQAMSVFESALPEEVAGPYRAALTKLQDAAPPMPTRTMHAVLAERLGEDWSELFLEFDDKPAAAASIGQVHRAVWHDGREVAVKVQYPGAGEALLSDLSQLSRFARLLGPLIPGMDVKPLISELKDRVSEELDYALEAQAQQAHAEEFADDPDVVVPAVVHQCDQVLVTEWIDGVPLSEVINEGTKEQRDRAGQLLSRFLFSGPARTGLLHADPHPGNFRLLPGGPDGPQDWRLGVLDFGTVDRLPGGLPDPIGESLRMTLDGDAEAVYELLRREGFVRDSIELDPDAVLDYLVPIIEPAQVEEFTFTRGWMRSQAARIADPRSPAHQLGKQLNLPPAYLLIHRVTLSTIGVLCQLGATVRLREELQEWLPGFRAADTLETFEAEESAAEV, encoded by the coding sequence ATGTCTGATCTTCCCCGCAAGGCGGTCACCCGGACCGCCAGGCTCGCCACGCTCCCGCTCGGTTTCGCCGGGCGGGCCACCTGGGGTCTGGGCAAGCGGATCGTGGGCGAGTCCGCGGAGATCGTCGGCCGCGAGCTCCAGCAGCGCACCGCCGAGCAGCTCTTCAAGGTGCTGGGCGAGCTCAAGGGCGGGGCGATGAAGTTCGGGCAGGCCATGTCCGTCTTCGAGTCCGCCCTCCCCGAGGAGGTCGCCGGGCCCTACCGGGCGGCCCTCACCAAGCTCCAGGACGCGGCACCGCCGATGCCGACCCGCACGATGCACGCGGTGCTCGCGGAGCGGCTCGGCGAGGACTGGTCCGAGCTGTTCCTGGAGTTCGACGACAAGCCTGCCGCGGCGGCGTCGATCGGCCAGGTGCACCGGGCGGTGTGGCACGACGGCCGGGAGGTCGCCGTCAAGGTCCAGTACCCCGGCGCCGGTGAGGCCCTGCTCTCCGACCTGAGCCAACTGAGCCGCTTCGCCCGCCTGTTGGGCCCGCTCATCCCGGGCATGGACGTGAAACCCCTGATCTCCGAGCTCAAGGACCGGGTCTCCGAGGAACTCGACTACGCCCTGGAGGCACAGGCCCAGCAGGCCCACGCCGAAGAGTTCGCGGACGACCCCGACGTGGTGGTCCCGGCGGTGGTCCACCAGTGCGACCAGGTCCTGGTCACCGAGTGGATCGACGGAGTCCCCCTGTCCGAGGTGATCAACGAGGGCACCAAGGAGCAGCGCGACCGGGCCGGCCAGCTGCTCTCCCGCTTCCTCTTCTCGGGACCGGCCCGCACCGGTCTGCTCCACGCCGACCCGCACCCCGGCAACTTCCGTCTGCTGCCCGGCGGGCCCGACGGCCCGCAGGACTGGCGGCTGGGCGTCCTGGACTTCGGCACGGTGGACCGGCTCCCCGGCGGCCTGCCGGACCCGATCGGCGAGTCCCTGCGCATGACCCTCGACGGTGACGCGGAGGCGGTCTACGAACTCCTGCGCCGGGAGGGTTTCGTCCGCGACTCCATCGAGCTGGATCCCGACGCCGTCCTCGACTACCTCGTGCCGATCATCGAGCCGGCCCAGGTGGAGGAGTTCACGTTCACCCGCGGCTGGATGCGCAGTCAGGCGGCCCGGATCGCCGACCCCCGCTCGCCCGCCCATCAGCTGGGCAAGCAGCTCAATCTCCCCCCGGCCTACCTGCTGATACACCGGGTGACGCTCAGCACCATCGGCGTGCTGTGCCAGCTCGGCGCGACGGTGCGGCTGCGCGAGGAACTCCAGGAGTGGCTGCCCGGGTTCCGCGCGGCGGACACCCTGGAGACGTTCGAGGCGGAGGAGTCGGCCGCCGAGGTGTGA
- a CDS encoding WhiB family transcriptional regulator, with product MQLEAHAPSVPPSETISPPGLTEDSTLTPLTALTALDDAIENLGVPVPCRSYDPEVFFAESPADVEYAKSLCRTCPLMEACLAGAKERREPWGVWGGELFVQGVVVARKRPRGRPRKNPVTA from the coding sequence GTGCAACTCGAAGCGCACGCCCCGTCAGTACCGCCTTCCGAAACGATCTCCCCGCCCGGCCTCACGGAGGACTCCACCTTGACCCCGCTCACGGCGCTCACCGCGCTCGACGACGCCATCGAGAACCTCGGCGTACCCGTCCCCTGCCGTTCCTACGACCCGGAGGTCTTCTTCGCCGAGTCCCCGGCCGACGTCGAGTACGCCAAGTCCCTCTGCCGTACCTGCCCGCTGATGGAGGCCTGCCTCGCCGGCGCCAAGGAGCGGCGTGAGCCCTGGGGCGTCTGGGGTGGCGAGCTGTTCGTCCAGGGCGTCGTCGTCGCCCGCAAGCGGCCGCGTGGCCGCCCGCGCAAGAACCCGGTCACGGCATGA